The following are encoded together in the Pleurocapsa sp. FMAR1 genome:
- a CDS encoding hybrid sensor histidine kinase/response regulator encodes MRSLMVAQELNNILVVDDTPQNLHLLVDILTKYEYKVRPVPNGKLALSAAEINPPDLILLDIMMPDIDGYQVCKQLKTNPKTKHIPVIFISAINESVDKVKAFAIGGADYIQKPFQMHEVLIRVKNQLALVNLKDQLQARNEQLNETVNQLKKNQKQIIKVNKYLALEKITAGISQQVNNPLLEIKSSLAELNQFSESSLKDLPIFLQQLSPEQQKYFIALLKQARSRNVNLLLSTAEKQELKAKIIAKLERFKIAATEKTADILLNLGSDEEIEEFLPLLTDKDYLAILENAYLINNLHKSVEHIADSTDKFTKIIEALDNYADSQKTNIQKRQAHLKNTIEIALSSLAKQMPKGIQIMRNYGNLPAIYCYPEELQKLWFHLIQNALEAIGSLGILTINLYQQQNNLIVDIIDTGEGIEPEVVQKMCDPFFTTKFSGDNTGLGLTIAKQIIEHHEGSITVNVLSDKATLPGKTKFTVSLPIGNDVESQE; translated from the coding sequence ATGAGAAGTTTAATGGTAGCACAGGAGTTAAACAATATTTTAGTTGTAGATGATACTCCTCAAAATTTACATTTACTAGTAGATATTTTGACTAAATATGAATATAAAGTAAGACCTGTTCCTAACGGCAAACTTGCGCTTTCCGCAGCCGAAATAAATCCTCCAGACTTAATTTTATTAGATATTATGATGCCAGATATAGATGGTTATCAGGTATGTAAACAGTTGAAAACCAATCCTAAAACTAAACATATTCCCGTAATCTTTATTAGTGCTATTAATGAATCGGTAGATAAAGTTAAGGCTTTTGCTATTGGTGGTGCTGACTATATTCAAAAACCATTTCAGATGCACGAAGTTTTAATTAGAGTCAAAAATCAGCTTGCTTTAGTCAATTTAAAAGATCAGTTACAAGCTAGAAATGAGCAACTAAATGAAACAGTAAATCAGCTTAAGAAAAATCAAAAGCAAATAATTAAAGTAAATAAATATTTAGCCTTAGAAAAAATAACCGCAGGTATTAGTCAGCAAGTTAATAATCCCCTATTAGAAATCAAAAGTTCTTTAGCAGAGTTAAATCAATTTAGTGAGTCTAGCTTGAAAGATCTGCCTATTTTCTTGCAGCAACTCTCACCTGAGCAACAAAAATATTTCATAGCATTATTAAAACAAGCTAGAAGTAGAAACGTTAACTTGCTGTTGTCAACGGCAGAAAAACAAGAACTAAAAGCTAAAATTATTGCCAAACTGGAAAGATTTAAAATTGCAGCAACCGAGAAAACCGCCGATATTCTCTTAAACTTGGGTTCTGATGAAGAAATAGAAGAGTTTCTACCCCTATTGACAGACAAAGACTATTTAGCAATTTTAGAAAATGCTTACCTAATTAATAATTTGCACAAAAGTGTAGAACACATTGCTGATTCGACTGATAAATTCACCAAGATTATCGAAGCTCTTGATAACTATGCCGATAGTCAAAAAACTAATATTCAAAAACGCCAGGCTCATCTTAAAAACACTATCGAAATTGCTTTAAGCTCGCTTGCCAAACAGATGCCTAAAGGTATTCAAATCATGAGGAATTACGGCAATCTTCCAGCTATTTATTGCTACCCAGAAGAATTACAAAAGCTTTGGTTTCATCTAATTCAAAATGCCCTAGAGGCTATAGGTTCACTGGGAATATTAACTATAAATCTCTACCAGCAGCAAAACAATCTTATAGTAGATATTATTGATACAGGAGAAGGAATAGAGCCAGAAGTAGTGCAAAAAATGTGCGATCCTTTTTTCACTACCAAATTTTCTGGTGACAACACAGGGTTAGGATTGACAATTGCCAAACAAATAATTGAACATCATGAAGGTAGTATTACAGTAAATGTTTTATCAGACAAAGCTACACTTCCTGGTAAAACCAAGTTCACCGTTTCTCTGCCAATCGGGAATGATGTCGAGAGCCAAGAATGA